The Phoenix dactylifera cultivar Barhee BC4 chromosome 9, palm_55x_up_171113_PBpolish2nd_filt_p, whole genome shotgun sequence genome window below encodes:
- the LOC120111895 gene encoding dolichyl-diphosphooligosaccharide--protein glycosyltransferase subunit 4A, translating into MIDDQDLGFFANFLGIFIFILVIAYHYVMADPKYEGN; encoded by the coding sequence ATGATTGACGATCAAGACTTGGGATTCTTTGCCAATTTCCTTggcatatttatatttattttggtaaTTGCTTATCACTACGTCATGGCTGACCCAAAATATGAAGGAAATTAA